One window from the genome of uncultured Fibrobacter sp. encodes:
- a CDS encoding MBL fold metallo-hydrolase, translating to MEVRVLIDNIEGYCCSRKLFGEWGLSVYVEFEGKHYLLDTGASHLFAKNAGVMGVDLSKVDVGILSHAHYDHANGLAKFFSLNKTAPFYLRKGAAENCYHAHKLFGRLTYHEYIGIHKGWLKRFADRIRYAEGDMQIAPNVYLVPHKDNVMNPESRAGIGLAAGLSVKENGMYRYDSFDHEQSLVFDTPQGLFIMNSCSHAGADNIVKEIEMTFPDKRIYAILGGFHLFRYKDAEVRAFAERLRELDVQRIYTGHCTGDRAYAILREILGERVQQLRCGMIL from the coding sequence ATGGAAGTCCGCGTCCTTATAGACAACATCGAAGGCTATTGTTGCTCCCGCAAACTCTTCGGCGAGTGGGGGCTTTCCGTATATGTGGAATTTGAGGGCAAGCACTATCTTTTAGATACCGGCGCGTCTCACCTGTTTGCAAAAAATGCCGGCGTTATGGGGGTGGACCTCTCGAAGGTGGATGTCGGCATCTTGAGCCACGCCCATTACGACCACGCGAACGGACTTGCCAAATTTTTTTCGCTTAACAAGACGGCGCCTTTTTACTTGCGCAAAGGAGCCGCCGAGAACTGCTACCATGCACATAAACTGTTCGGGCGCCTGACCTACCACGAGTACATCGGAATCCATAAAGGATGGCTCAAACGCTTTGCCGACCGCATCCGTTATGCCGAAGGCGACATGCAGATAGCACCGAATGTTTACCTGGTACCGCACAAAGATAACGTCATGAATCCGGAAAGCCGCGCCGGCATCGGGCTTGCGGCAGGCCTCTCCGTCAAGGAAAACGGCATGTACCGCTACGACAGTTTTGACCACGAGCAGAGCCTGGTCTTCGACACGCCGCAGGGACTCTTCATTATGAACAGCTGCAGCCATGCCGGTGCAGATAACATTGTGAAAGAAATCGAGATGACATTCCCTGACAAGCGAATTTACGCCATTTTGGGCGGTTTTCACCTGTTTCGCTATAAAGATGCGGAAGTGCGCGCCTTCGCAGAAAGGCTGCGCGAACTGGATGTGCAGAGGATTTACACCGGGCATTGTACCGGTGACCGCGCCTACGCAATATTGCGCGAAATCTTGGGCGAGCGCGTGCAGCAACTGCGCTGCGGCATGATTTTATAA
- a CDS encoding flavin reductase family protein yields the protein MRKNLGVKTYLYPQPTLVIATYNEDGTPNAMVAAWGSVSDTNQIAIYVAKSHKTMPNILARKAFTVSMATAKNIKAIDYLGVTSGNKVADKFAKSGLTAVKSENVDAPLIAELPLALECKMVSYDEESELLLGEIVNVTADESVLDSDGKLSVEKLAPVCYDTAGHGYYVMERRVGNAFSDGKTFCP from the coding sequence ATGCGCAAAAATCTCGGAGTCAAGACTTACCTTTATCCGCAGCCGACGCTCGTCATCGCGACATACAACGAAGACGGCACCCCGAACGCGATGGTGGCCGCCTGGGGCAGCGTCAGCGATACGAACCAGATTGCCATCTACGTGGCCAAGAGTCACAAGACCATGCCGAACATCCTTGCCCGCAAGGCCTTCACCGTGAGCATGGCGACGGCGAAGAACATCAAGGCTATTGATTACCTGGGTGTCACCAGCGGCAACAAGGTCGCGGACAAGTTTGCAAAGTCGGGCCTCACCGCCGTCAAGAGCGAAAACGTGGATGCCCCGCTGATTGCCGAACTCCCGCTCGCGCTGGAATGCAAGATGGTGAGCTACGATGAGGAATCCGAACTTTTGCTCGGCGAAATCGTGAACGTGACTGCCGACGAATCCGTGCTGGACAGCGATGGAAAACTCTCCGTCGAAAAGCTTGCGCCGGTGTGCTACGACACAGCAGGGCACGGCTACTATGTGATGGAACGCCGAGTCGGCAACGCCTTCAGCGACGGCAAGACCTTCTGCCCATAA